In one window of Drosophila innubila isolate TH190305 chromosome 2L unlocalized genomic scaffold, UK_Dinn_1.0 4_B_2L, whole genome shotgun sequence DNA:
- the LOC117781580 gene encoding uncharacterized protein LOC117781580 isoform X2: MIFIIFTLHLPLVTDIKLMSIFVLLTTIEKIFESIITLMLIYAVFQNRKLILAWQVISPLIYLYNVAHIAYLSIVIVNLKLFLFMLCPMYLITYMLMLVNSYYDELGYIEDYLNDMQYVSRENFQINTRNGTLNAEDGSETIKLSKRI, translated from the exons ATGATCTTTATAATATTCACTTTACATTTGCCATTGGTAACGGACATTAAGCTAATGTCCATATTCGTTCTTTTGACGACCATCGAGAAGATATTCGAGTCGATTATAactttaatgttaatttatgcTGTATTCCAG AATCGTAAACTGATCTTGGCTTGGCAAGTGATCTCGCCGCTTATATATCTCTATAATGTCGCTCATATCGCCTATCTCAGTATTGTGATAGtcaatcttaaattgtttctCTTCATGCTTTGTCCCATGt ATCTGATAACTTATATGCTCATGTTGGTCAACTCGTATTATGATGAACTGGGCTACATTGAGGATTATCTGAATGATATGCAGTATGTGAGTAGGGAGAACTTTCAAATCAATACGCGTAATGGAACACTTAATGCTGAAGACGGCAGTGAGACGATAAAGCTTTCGAAAAGAATTTAA
- the LOC117781580 gene encoding uncharacterized protein LOC117781580 isoform X1, whose translation MIFIIFTLHLPLVTDIKLMSIFVLLTTIEKIFESIITLMLIYAVFQKNRKLILAWQVISPLIYLYNVAHIAYLSIVIVNLKLFLFMLCPMYLITYMLMLVNSYYDELGYIEDYLNDMQYVSRENFQINTRNGTLNAEDGSETIKLSKRI comes from the exons ATGATCTTTATAATATTCACTTTACATTTGCCATTGGTAACGGACATTAAGCTAATGTCCATATTCGTTCTTTTGACGACCATCGAGAAGATATTCGAGTCGATTATAactttaatgttaatttatgcTGTATTCCAG aagAATCGTAAACTGATCTTGGCTTGGCAAGTGATCTCGCCGCTTATATATCTCTATAATGTCGCTCATATCGCCTATCTCAGTATTGTGATAGtcaatcttaaattgtttctCTTCATGCTTTGTCCCATGt ATCTGATAACTTATATGCTCATGTTGGTCAACTCGTATTATGATGAACTGGGCTACATTGAGGATTATCTGAATGATATGCAGTATGTGAGTAGGGAGAACTTTCAAATCAATACGCGTAATGGAACACTTAATGCTGAAGACGGCAGTGAGACGATAAAGCTTTCGAAAAGAATTTAA